In Anseongella ginsenosidimutans, one genomic interval encodes:
- a CDS encoding IS1634 family transposase: MAFLKVERKPSGTYLRILESYRNAEGKPTSRVLYSLGKAEDYTPGQLRRMGIQLYELGGGEVKALLTGQIEELARYNYGFAQVYKRVFSHYGLDILLRRIARKQKLEFDLRNAVLLMLLERLQEPSSKRSNWLNQQEYAGVDPVSLHHLYRALDRLAENERLIQERIFQTGRDMFSQRLDVVFYDVTTLYFESEVEQEGALRQKGFSKDGKIGRTQILFCLMIDKEKNPIGYRIFKGDTFEGHTFGQALCDLKAHYQIDKVIVVADRGMLSRKNIDLTTENGFEFIVGERLKALPRSVQSALLDHSAFQHEWVYSDHTGEEIKLRYKMISHEGRKIIATWSAKRAAKDKSDREERLQTAQKLLQHPSLIDKKAGRFFLQKQGGGSYALDQEKIARSERYDGLLAISTNNTTLSVPAVLEQYKQLYKIEHSFRTFKSHLETRPMFHWTDKRIQGHICLCYIAFTLQNYVLQKINQSQVKLTENELRKTLERMQVSLLQHNQEQVCIRSKPQGKEAVLQQKLGLKQLPPILPQTQLANYL, encoded by the coding sequence ATGGCTTTTTTGAAAGTAGAGCGCAAACCATCGGGCACCTATTTACGCATTCTGGAAAGCTACCGGAATGCCGAAGGCAAGCCGACCAGCCGGGTGCTGTATTCGTTGGGGAAAGCCGAAGATTATACCCCGGGGCAGCTTCGCAGAATGGGTATTCAGCTTTACGAACTGGGCGGAGGTGAAGTGAAAGCGCTTTTAACCGGTCAGATCGAAGAGCTTGCCCGTTACAATTACGGATTTGCCCAGGTTTATAAGCGGGTGTTTTCCCACTACGGGCTGGATATTCTTTTACGGCGGATCGCCCGCAAACAAAAGCTGGAGTTCGACCTGAGGAATGCCGTGCTATTGATGCTGCTGGAGCGGCTGCAGGAACCCTCGAGCAAACGAAGCAACTGGTTGAACCAGCAGGAGTACGCCGGGGTTGATCCGGTATCGCTGCATCATTTGTACAGGGCGCTGGATCGCCTGGCCGAGAACGAGCGTTTGATCCAGGAGCGGATCTTTCAGACCGGACGGGACATGTTCAGCCAGCGGCTGGACGTTGTATTTTACGACGTGACCACGCTTTATTTTGAGAGCGAGGTCGAGCAGGAAGGAGCGCTGCGTCAAAAGGGGTTCAGCAAGGACGGAAAAATAGGCCGCACACAAATCCTGTTCTGCCTGATGATCGATAAAGAGAAGAACCCGATCGGTTATCGCATCTTTAAGGGAGACACCTTCGAAGGGCACACCTTCGGGCAAGCGCTTTGCGATCTGAAAGCGCATTATCAGATCGACAAGGTCATCGTGGTGGCCGACCGGGGCATGCTCTCGAGAAAGAATATTGACCTGACCACCGAGAACGGCTTTGAGTTCATCGTGGGAGAACGGTTAAAAGCACTTCCCCGCAGCGTGCAATCAGCCTTGCTCGATCATTCGGCCTTTCAGCACGAATGGGTGTACTCCGATCACACCGGCGAGGAAATCAAACTCCGGTATAAGATGATCTCTCATGAGGGTCGAAAAATTATCGCCACCTGGTCGGCCAAGCGGGCCGCAAAAGACAAATCCGATCGGGAAGAACGGCTCCAGACTGCCCAAAAACTGCTGCAACATCCTTCGCTGATCGACAAAAAAGCAGGACGTTTCTTTCTGCAGAAGCAGGGCGGCGGGTCCTACGCGCTGGATCAGGAGAAAATCGCCCGATCAGAAAGATACGACGGGCTGCTGGCCATCAGCACCAACAATACCACCCTGAGCGTCCCGGCCGTGTTGGAACAATACAAACAGCTTTACAAAATCGAACATTCGTTCCGGACCTTTAAAAGCCACCTGGAAACCCGTCCGATGTTCCACTGGACCGACAAACGGATCCAGGGACATATCTGTCTTTGCTACATCGCCTTTACCCTGCAGAATTATGTTCTGCAGAAAATCAACCAATCCCAGGTGAAGCTCACCGAAAACGAGCTGCGCAAAACCCTGGAAAGAATGCAAGTGAGTTTGCTGCAACACAATCAGGAGCAAGTCTGCATTCGTTCCAAGCCCCAGGGGAAAGAAGCCGTTCTGCAGCAAAAACTGGGATTGAAACAACTCCCGCCCATTCTTCCCCAAACGCAGCTAGCTAATTACCTATAA
- a CDS encoding RidA family protein — MIKVLGMVNCPPDFGRHPYVINGCSELFAKIWGTERGIGVRSAVGMGSLPDNIPVEIEAVFELGQ; from the coding sequence GTGATCAAGGTGCTTGGCATGGTGAATTGCCCGCCGGATTTCGGGCGGCATCCCTATGTTATCAACGGCTGCAGCGAATTGTTTGCTAAGATTTGGGGAACCGAAAGGGGCATTGGCGTCCGCAGCGCCGTAGGCATGGGCTCCCTGCCGGATAATATTCCCGTAGAAATAGAAGCGGTATTTGAACTGGGTCAGTAA
- a CDS encoding dipeptidase: MNNFLIDAHLDLAMNAIEWNRDLRKPVFEIRQRESGMGDKPDRGNGTVAFPELRKGNVGLVVATQIARFVAPGSSLPGWNSPEIAWGITQAQLAWYRAMEDLGEMVQITGAAGLEKHLTRWADESLPAEQKPLGYILSLEGADSLVNLSYLEKAYEKGLRACGPAHYGPGRYAPGTGMTEGFTETGKDLLREMDNLQMILDVTHLTDKGFNEATKLYKGPVWASHHNCRALVNHQRQLTDEQIRILIERGAVIGGVLDCWMLMNDWERGINKPAESGISLEKLIDHYDHICQIAGNSKHIAIGSDLDGAFGKEQSPYDLETIADLRKLGDLLQKRGYSPDDIENIFYGNWLRFLREAWK, encoded by the coding sequence ATGAACAATTTTTTGATCGATGCCCACCTGGACCTGGCCATGAACGCTATTGAATGGAACAGGGATCTGCGCAAACCGGTTTTCGAAATAAGGCAACGCGAAAGCGGCATGGGCGACAAGCCGGATCGCGGAAACGGAACGGTGGCTTTTCCGGAACTCCGCAAAGGAAACGTGGGCCTGGTGGTGGCCACACAGATCGCGCGTTTCGTAGCGCCAGGGAGCAGCTTGCCTGGCTGGAACTCACCGGAAATAGCCTGGGGTATTACGCAGGCTCAGCTGGCCTGGTACCGGGCTATGGAAGACCTTGGAGAAATGGTACAGATCACCGGGGCGGCGGGCCTGGAAAAACATTTGACACGCTGGGCGGATGAGTCCCTGCCGGCGGAGCAAAAACCACTGGGCTATATCCTGAGCCTGGAAGGCGCCGACTCCCTGGTAAACCTTTCATATCTGGAAAAAGCTTATGAAAAGGGGCTGCGGGCCTGCGGGCCGGCCCATTATGGTCCCGGCCGTTATGCCCCCGGCACCGGCATGACGGAAGGATTCACCGAAACGGGCAAAGATCTGCTTCGGGAAATGGACAATCTTCAGATGATCCTGGATGTGACCCATCTTACCGACAAGGGATTTAACGAAGCCACAAAACTTTATAAGGGGCCGGTTTGGGCCAGCCATCACAATTGCCGGGCCCTGGTAAATCACCAGCGGCAGCTGACCGACGAGCAGATCCGGATCCTCATTGAACGGGGCGCCGTTATCGGAGGTGTACTGGATTGCTGGATGTTGATGAACGATTGGGAACGCGGGATTAATAAGCCGGCGGAAAGCGGGATTAGCCTTGAAAAACTGATCGACCATTACGATCATATCTGCCAGATAGCCGGCAACAGTAAACATATCGCAATCGGAAGCGACCTGGACGGGGCTTTTGGCAAGGAACAGTCTCCTTACGACCTGGAAACGATTGCCGACTTACGGAAACTCGGTGATTTGCTGCAAAAGCGCGGGTACTCCCCTGACGATATAGAGAATATTTTTTACGGGAACTGGCTGCGTTTTCTTCGCGAGGCATGGAAATAG
- a CDS encoding LytR/AlgR family response regulator transcription factor, with amino-acid sequence MIRAVIVEDEKHSRETLKNLLSEFCTGVEVAGVAGSVDEACAVIPQTKPDLVFLDIELQTGTGFDVLNSLQELHFDVVFTTAFEHYAIKAIKFSSVDYLLKPIDIPELQQAVEKAKEHKGAALQSEKLRALLENINARPEGDRKICLGTQESMEFISIQDILYCEASGSYTQFYLKSGSSLLVSKNLKEYENMLTDHEFLRVHNRFLINLREVKSLVKSEGGYILMNNNSQISISPKKREAFIERMRSL; translated from the coding sequence ATGATACGCGCGGTAATCGTAGAAGACGAAAAACATAGCCGGGAAACCCTGAAAAACCTGCTGTCGGAATTTTGCACAGGCGTAGAGGTTGCCGGCGTAGCAGGCTCCGTGGACGAAGCCTGCGCAGTAATTCCACAAACAAAACCAGACCTGGTATTCCTTGATATCGAGCTACAAACAGGGACCGGCTTCGATGTCCTGAATAGCCTTCAGGAACTGCATTTTGACGTCGTATTTACCACTGCTTTCGAACACTACGCCATAAAGGCCATAAAATTCAGCTCGGTCGACTACCTGCTGAAGCCCATTGACATTCCGGAATTACAGCAAGCGGTGGAAAAAGCTAAAGAACATAAAGGCGCCGCCCTTCAAAGCGAAAAACTGAGGGCCCTGCTTGAAAATATAAACGCCCGCCCTGAAGGGGACAGGAAGATTTGCCTGGGCACTCAGGAAAGCATGGAGTTCATCAGCATCCAGGACATCCTCTACTGCGAGGCCAGCGGCTCCTACACACAATTTTACCTGAAGAGCGGATCCTCTCTCCTGGTGAGCAAAAACCTGAAAGAGTACGAAAACATGCTCACAGACCACGAGTTCCTGCGCGTACACAACCGTTTTCTAATTAATTTGCGGGAAGTGAAAAGCCTTGTAAAAAGCGAAGGCGGTTATATCCTCATGAACAACAATTCCCAGATCAGCATTTCACCAAAAAAAAGGGAGGCGTTTATAGAGCGAATGAGGTCGTTATAA
- a CDS encoding tetratricopeptide repeat protein, giving the protein MRSRSLEVLQLLGLTACLALFAESAAAFQQPRGELDSLAGALEAHAKKDTAYLETLLTLARKIRLQDFDKSEASFKEAIALSKSLPDDLRLVRAYNGAGITYGMQDKYSEAIAHFNQALELALEKDFTYQAGISYGMLGVVYKRMGEYTRSLENYTKSLRICETLNDAEGIASTNHNLGVLFDMMREPEKALEYFNRALAWYQENDSGKNDYGKNMATLRSNIGNIHTNKGSYDPAIENYQAALDYYRQHHIPYLTLNTLSNMGWMYYKKGDLTKAEEILEQSLTRVNNYNLPQQKIAILYSLAKIKADQGSYREGIRLALEAEHLADSIRSLKKRSDAQSLLSYVYEKAGDPVKALDHYKQYDALQDSLFNQDKTRTYKSQQVIMEVDEKERELKAQTLEMAFLNRQLAAGNRWKWILGIACAFLLPAGLLYYQKYRQRLKYSDELQARNELITKQKAEIEEMNGQLENRMLRAQINPHFIFNALSAIQHFITSNDKKASLHYLSLFSTMLRQVLETSVSTNMTLKDEIEFLGIYLELEALRFDEEFIYEINLDDRLDAEMLEVPAMIIQPFVENAILHGLMPRKGSRKLTLNINDHDEYIAVSLTDNGIGREESERLNRKQVGRTPSRGIFLTRQRLGTLAGSNGRKAGVHYTDLRDETGKASGTRVEINIPKQEL; this is encoded by the coding sequence ATGAGATCACGTTCCCTGGAAGTGTTGCAATTACTGGGCCTGACCGCATGCCTGGCACTTTTCGCTGAAAGCGCCGCGGCATTCCAGCAACCGCGCGGGGAATTGGACAGTCTTGCCGGGGCGCTGGAGGCCCATGCCAAAAAAGATACCGCTTACCTGGAAACCCTGCTCACGCTCGCCAGAAAGATCCGGCTTCAGGATTTTGACAAGTCCGAAGCTTCTTTTAAGGAAGCGATCGCGTTAAGCAAGTCGCTGCCGGACGATCTTCGCCTTGTCAGGGCCTACAACGGTGCAGGAATTACCTACGGAATGCAGGATAAATATTCCGAGGCGATCGCTCACTTCAACCAGGCATTGGAGCTGGCGCTTGAGAAAGACTTTACGTATCAAGCCGGCATCAGCTACGGTATGCTGGGGGTCGTCTACAAACGCATGGGGGAGTACACGCGCAGCCTTGAAAACTATACTAAAAGCCTGCGGATCTGCGAAACCCTGAATGACGCCGAGGGGATAGCCTCCACTAATCACAACCTGGGCGTTCTCTTCGATATGATGAGGGAGCCGGAAAAAGCGCTGGAGTACTTTAACCGCGCCCTTGCCTGGTACCAGGAGAATGATTCCGGAAAAAACGATTACGGAAAAAATATGGCTACCCTTCGTTCAAACATTGGGAACATTCACACGAACAAGGGGTCGTATGATCCGGCGATCGAAAATTACCAGGCCGCCCTGGATTATTACCGGCAGCACCATATTCCGTACTTGACGCTGAATACCCTTTCCAATATGGGGTGGATGTATTATAAAAAAGGAGACCTGACAAAGGCGGAGGAAATACTCGAGCAATCATTGACGCGGGTAAACAATTATAATCTGCCCCAGCAAAAGATCGCTATTTTGTATAGCCTGGCAAAAATAAAGGCTGATCAGGGATCTTACCGGGAGGGTATCCGGCTGGCCCTTGAAGCAGAACACCTGGCCGATTCTATCCGGAGCCTTAAGAAACGATCGGACGCACAAAGCCTGCTTTCCTATGTCTATGAAAAAGCGGGCGATCCGGTAAAGGCCCTGGATCATTACAAACAGTACGACGCGCTGCAGGACAGCCTGTTCAACCAGGACAAGACAAGAACCTACAAAAGTCAGCAAGTGATCATGGAAGTGGATGAAAAAGAAAGGGAACTGAAGGCACAAACGCTGGAAATGGCCTTTCTTAACCGGCAATTAGCAGCAGGTAACCGCTGGAAATGGATACTGGGGATCGCGTGCGCCTTCCTGCTGCCGGCCGGCTTACTTTATTACCAGAAGTACCGGCAGCGCCTGAAATATTCGGACGAACTCCAGGCCCGGAACGAACTTATTACTAAACAGAAGGCGGAAATAGAGGAGATGAACGGGCAGCTTGAAAATCGGATGCTCCGGGCGCAAATCAATCCCCATTTTATTTTCAACGCGCTTAGCGCCATTCAGCATTTCATTACCTCCAATGACAAGAAGGCCTCTCTGCATTATCTCTCCCTTTTTTCGACCATGCTGAGACAGGTCCTCGAAACTTCCGTCAGCACGAACATGACGCTTAAAGATGAAATTGAGTTCCTCGGCATTTATCTGGAACTGGAAGCCCTCCGGTTTGACGAGGAATTCATCTATGAAATAAACCTGGATGACCGGCTGGATGCTGAAATGCTGGAAGTGCCCGCCATGATCATTCAGCCTTTCGTGGAAAACGCCATCCTGCACGGATTAATGCCCCGGAAAGGAAGCCGGAAACTGACTCTGAATATTAATGATCATGACGAATACATTGCCGTTTCCCTTACCGACAACGGCATCGGCCGCGAGGAATCCGAACGCCTTAACCGTAAACAGGTTGGGAGAACACCCTCGAGGGGTATTTTTCTGACCAGGCAGCGGCTCGGGACCCTCGCCGGAAGTAACGGCCGGAAAGCAGGGGTCCATTACACAGACCTCAGGGATGAAACGGGAAAAGCATCCGGCACCAGGGTGGAAATAAACATTCCAAAACAAGAATTATAA
- a CDS encoding histidine kinase, with the protein MARTYTNSEFEDILIYFTNSILGQNTEEEIAWDLAKNCISKLGFEDCVVYFVDEHNELLVQKAAYGPKNPQEFEISDPIFIPIGKGITGSAAKHARSELIHDTSLDERYIVDDKRRFSEITVPVIVDGKVFGVIDCEHSEKNFFTRQHLKILEAIASIYAVKISKVRAERAAREKEQHLLSIQKELLALKIQALRTQMNPHFLFNAINSIQFFITTGERKYALLYLTTLSRLIRYYLGNFEQDTVSIGEELNLMRHYLDLQSMRYTGKFGYKFHSAVSDYEAAMKIPNMILGSFTEHVLENAVFDNEGSGSVKIKIAVQNGNLKVTALYTSAAGNAKNRLMNYRQNMATWEEQVDLLNRLKGFGIKKRKHLRHLAAKGLSIKKVQISLPITD; encoded by the coding sequence ATGGCAAGGACCTATACCAATAGTGAGTTTGAGGATATCCTGATCTATTTTACCAATTCAATACTTGGTCAGAATACGGAAGAAGAGATCGCCTGGGACCTTGCCAAGAACTGTATTTCCAAGCTTGGATTCGAAGACTGCGTGGTTTATTTCGTAGACGAACATAACGAACTGCTGGTTCAGAAAGCGGCATACGGTCCCAAAAACCCACAGGAATTTGAGATCTCCGACCCCATCTTCATTCCCATCGGGAAAGGGATCACGGGCTCGGCCGCGAAACATGCCCGGTCGGAATTGATACACGACACTTCCCTGGATGAACGGTACATTGTGGACGATAAGCGCAGGTTTTCGGAAATAACCGTTCCCGTCATCGTGGATGGAAAGGTTTTCGGCGTCATCGATTGCGAGCATTCCGAGAAGAACTTTTTTACCCGGCAGCATTTGAAGATCCTAGAGGCCATCGCTTCAATCTATGCGGTGAAGATCAGCAAAGTACGCGCCGAAAGAGCCGCCAGGGAAAAAGAGCAGCATTTGCTGAGCATCCAGAAGGAACTGCTGGCGCTGAAAATACAGGCGCTGAGAACCCAGATGAATCCTCATTTCCTGTTCAATGCCATCAATTCCATCCAATTCTTCATTACCACCGGCGAACGAAAATATGCCCTGTTATACCTGACCACGCTGAGCCGGCTGATCAGGTATTACCTGGGCAACTTCGAGCAGGATACGGTGAGCATTGGCGAAGAACTGAATCTGATGCGCCATTACCTTGACCTTCAATCCATGCGCTATACCGGTAAGTTCGGATACAAATTCCATTCAGCCGTGAGTGATTACGAAGCTGCCATGAAAATACCGAACATGATCCTCGGCTCTTTTACGGAACATGTACTGGAGAATGCCGTTTTTGACAACGAAGGCAGTGGAAGCGTGAAAATAAAGATAGCGGTTCAGAATGGGAACCTGAAGGTAACGGCGCTTTACACTTCCGCCGCCGGGAATGCAAAGAACAGGCTGATGAACTACAGACAAAACATGGCGACCTGGGAAGAGCAGGTTGATTTGCTCAATCGCCTGAAGGGATTCGGCATAAAGAAGAGAAAGCATCTCAGGCATCTTGCCGCGAAGGGGCTCTCTATTAAAAAAGTCCAGATCAGCTTACCAATTACTGACTGA
- a CDS encoding Ig-like domain-containing protein codes for MKKLDILTTMVLLTLLASCKKSKEEMPEPANQTPKAALQIEGASGKLWNEVKVVVDASDTDGKIVSVDLYANNELIGSDAKAPYEFTWDTRKFPDGEVILKTVVTDEMDAASESEKKVEVMNTLIAYDLHARFLPMSPNYKYFTFITGEKGELLYFDQIESLPYKKAAMRPEEFNDERFDVHFTYANPMLGSITTFTKLSPGKFAPISTDKRGKKTGTSSMKFTNIPPHDRYNYANYVGKTLNKDYVYKVSIYENMDVGYLYLRQGKKGLYKIIEGLKDGGAVTSLSKTNFEMELHELTIAQKLDNVNVSVSGHLAPGPDAPAVTLFRDQQGLIPSYQTSYHLPHKAAVFDHFSHSISFSINHKIHYMESYANVISKPELLDLSAQLKSHKLSDIGISINGGPHDMVFSRYSVSNNGFEFSWACYSEDGNISFPKIPSELTKAFSKFTNANLVFAEADVNLLIRDYDHLKGYGDYIKARSGRTGKTVKEGGTYTVATMQQFLAP; via the coding sequence ATGAAAAAGCTTGACATTTTAACCACAATGGTCCTATTAACACTCCTTGCCTCCTGCAAGAAGAGCAAGGAGGAGATGCCGGAACCGGCCAATCAGACGCCAAAAGCAGCGCTGCAGATAGAAGGCGCTTCCGGAAAACTATGGAACGAGGTAAAAGTGGTCGTGGATGCTTCCGATACAGATGGAAAAATTGTCTCGGTGGACCTGTATGCTAACAATGAACTGATAGGAAGCGATGCGAAAGCACCTTATGAGTTTACCTGGGATACGAGGAAATTCCCGGACGGTGAAGTTATTCTGAAGACCGTCGTGACCGACGAAATGGACGCTGCTTCTGAATCCGAAAAAAAGGTGGAAGTCATGAATACGTTGATCGCCTACGACTTGCATGCGCGCTTCCTGCCGATGAGCCCGAACTATAAATACTTTACGTTTATCACCGGAGAAAAAGGCGAGTTATTGTATTTCGACCAGATCGAATCGCTTCCTTACAAGAAAGCGGCGATGCGGCCGGAGGAATTCAATGATGAACGGTTTGATGTTCATTTTACCTATGCCAACCCGATGTTAGGCAGCATAACTACTTTTACAAAGCTAAGCCCCGGAAAATTCGCGCCCATCAGCACCGATAAAAGAGGAAAGAAGACCGGTACTTCGTCCATGAAGTTCACGAATATTCCGCCGCACGACCGGTATAATTATGCCAATTATGTTGGCAAGACACTGAATAAAGACTACGTTTACAAGGTCAGTATTTATGAGAACATGGATGTAGGTTACCTGTACCTTCGTCAAGGTAAGAAGGGGCTTTACAAGATCATTGAAGGCCTTAAAGACGGCGGCGCTGTCACTTCGCTCTCAAAAACGAACTTCGAAATGGAACTGCACGAGCTAACGATCGCCCAGAAGCTGGACAATGTCAACGTGTCCGTGTCTGGACACCTTGCTCCCGGGCCGGATGCGCCGGCCGTGACACTTTTCAGAGATCAGCAGGGATTAATACCTTCGTACCAGACCTCTTACCATCTGCCTCATAAAGCGGCCGTCTTTGACCATTTTTCCCATTCAATCTCCTTCTCCATCAACCATAAAATCCATTACATGGAGTCTTATGCGAACGTGATCTCCAAGCCCGAGTTACTGGATTTGAGCGCTCAGCTGAAAAGCCATAAGCTAAGCGATATTGGCATCAGCATCAACGGCGGCCCGCATGACATGGTATTCAGCAGATATTCTGTTTCCAACAACGGGTTTGAGTTTTCCTGGGCCTGCTATTCGGAAGATGGAAATATCAGCTTCCCCAAAATACCTTCGGAGCTTACCAAGGCCTTTTCCAAATTCACTAACGCTAATCTGGTATTTGCCGAAGCTGATGTTAACCTGTTGATCCGTGATTACGATCATCTGAAGGGGTACGGAGACTATATTAAAGCCCGTAGCGGTAGAACAGGAAAAACGGTGAAGGAGGGCGGTACTTATACCGTGGCAACGATGCAGCAATTTTTGGCACCGTGA
- a CDS encoding class I SAM-dependent methyltransferase: protein MKDNFSVQSGSYAAYRPSYPDALFDFLMTVVSGRRCAWDCGTGNGQVAIKLSEHFGKVYATDISPQQLQNGVPSSKIQYSLQPAESTAFADNTFDLITVAQAIHWFEFDKFYGEVKRTAKPEGILAVIGYGLPRITPVIDGIFAGFYHNTLNLYWDKERRYVDENYRTIPFPFPEIGVPAFENTVEWSFEHFIGFIRTGSAVQHFLRKNGTDPVAQIYDDLKKSWGSADTRMIDFPVLFRVGRIEKLLLP from the coding sequence ATGAAAGATAACTTTTCAGTCCAATCCGGCAGTTACGCCGCGTACAGACCGTCCTACCCGGATGCACTTTTTGATTTTCTCATGACAGTAGTCTCCGGCCGGCGCTGCGCGTGGGATTGCGGAACCGGAAATGGCCAGGTAGCAATAAAGCTTTCGGAGCATTTTGGGAAAGTATATGCCACAGATATCAGTCCGCAGCAGCTGCAGAACGGCGTTCCCTCATCAAAAATTCAATATTCCCTGCAACCGGCGGAGTCAACTGCTTTCGCCGATAATACTTTTGACCTGATAACTGTTGCCCAAGCCATACATTGGTTTGAATTTGACAAATTTTATGGCGAAGTAAAAAGGACTGCGAAACCGGAAGGGATTTTGGCCGTGATTGGCTATGGGCTGCCCCGCATCACACCCGTGATCGATGGTATATTTGCCGGTTTTTACCATAATACGCTCAACCTTTATTGGGACAAAGAAAGAAGGTATGTCGATGAAAACTATCGAACCATCCCCTTTCCGTTCCCGGAAATCGGCGTTCCTGCTTTTGAAAATACCGTTGAATGGAGCTTTGAGCATTTTATTGGCTTTATCAGGACGGGTTCGGCCGTACAGCATTTTCTCCGCAAGAACGGCACGGACCCGGTAGCACAGATTTATGACGACCTGAAGAAAAGCTGGGGATCAGCGGACACCAGGATGATTGATTTTCCGGTATTGTTCCGGGTGGGACGGATAGAAAAACTGCTATTACCCTGA